TAAAAAAATAATAAAATAAACCGGTTTAATAAATGCCTTTATCACAATTTTTCCTCTCCTTCTTCAAAATCAAACCCGTAAATAAACTTAAACAACAACCTTATTTCCCGGTTGAATTCGGGATTGTGTGAATATGAAAGATCCGAACTTAAACGGATATTGCTCCTGAGTTTATACCCAAGGGCAATAGTCCCCGAATAAGCGTTTTTGACATCATTGATCCTGTTGTCATAAGAAACATTAAAAAGGTCTATGACGGCGTTTATTTTCGCGAAATTCCTGAAAGCGAATAACCTTGACTCATAATAACTTGTTTCATCGTTCCCGCTGTCCATCCGGTGTATATCCGAACCTATCCCCCACCTGTCAGAAACCGAATATCTGCCTTTTCCGCCGTAATAATCAGCCCTGCCCGAGATTTTATAATCGTAATTTTTATAGCCGGCTGAAATTAAAAAATTCCCTGAAACAGGATATTCAGCTTCCCCTCCCAGAATAAAGACTTTCTCCCCCGGGGTAATAATGCCGGGTTGTAATTTGAAAGCTTCCGACGTCAAAGCCAGAAAATAGTATTCATAATTTATCCACTGGCTGTCCAAAATAACGCGCAATTTGCTGAAAGGCCCAAGTACCGCGTAACAAGCATGTTCCTTCCAGTCCGATTTTTCGAGGTTCATCACCGAACGCCCCGACAGTTCAACTGTTTTTAACAGTAGATACCACACGTCCGCGCATGCCTCGTCGCGCAAATCCGCGCCGTAATCTTTTTCCCGGAGGTATGAAACACCTAAATTGTACAGGCCCCTTGAATCCTTTGAAACCCTGCCGCCAAAAATATAGTTTCCGCTTTCATCAAAATTAGTTTTAGCCTGCCTCCCGCCGTATGCCGAAAGAGAAAAATTATATTTCAGGTTTGAGCGGCCGTAAACACCGTCAACCCTTTCATAAGAAACACCCTCAAAAATAACGAGCCTCCCCACATCGAGCCTTCTGGTCCTTTTTTCATCAGACAGGCTTAGATACCCGTATTGAAGATCGCTTTCAAACCTCTTGTCATTGAAGCTTTTGTCCGCCAGGTCCTGCCTGGCCCATCCCCCGAGATAAAAAGATATATTTTTTTCCGCGATATTATCAATGTTTAAATCGATATATTGATAAACAGGCGCTATCTTCCTGTTTTCCGCGTCCTCCCTTATATCAAGATATGTCCTCGCCCCTCCTTCAAATTCAACAGCGTATGTTTTAAAAGGCGGCGTAATTATAAATATTAAAATCAGCGTGTATTTTAAATATGGATGCATATATTATATTTCTTCCCCCATTTCCTGCACACCCAGGAACATATTCCTCCAGTTTTTTTTCTGCCTGAAAAAATCCATTTTTTTTCTCATTCTGATTTCCTGCCGTTTTTTCATTTTCTTTTCTTCCCTGTCCCGGGAAATCATTTTGTATGTATTCTCGCTCATCTAATGTCCTCCTATAAAACATTGCTTATTTTTCACCCTCGTTCTTTCGGGATACATGACCAAACCGCCTATTGTAGATTCTTTCAACTCTAATACATTAATAAAATTATCTTACACCAAGTCGAAAGGTTTTGGTGCGGGGTAAATTCAGACTACGACTTAGCTTCAATAAATACATTGAATCTAAGTCGTGTCTTCATTTACATCATTTTCTTCTTGATTTCCTTCAGCTTTTCATTTTGTTTTTCATTTAACAGTTTCCTGATTTTTATATTGGTTTCAATACAGCTTAAATCATTCGCGCTTTCCAGCTCGGCTATTCTATTCAATATTTTCTTAACATCTTCGAGGTTAACTTCATCTTTCATAAGCATATCTTTCTTATCAATCCTTAACAAATCTATTTCAGCCTGGTTTTTGATATTATTTTTGCTGCAATCACTGTTCAACGCACGCATTTTACTGACCTGGTCTTCAGTCAATTCCAGTGTTTTCGCGTTTTTTAACACCATCTCTGTTTTTATACAGCTCATGCATTCTTTTTCGTCCATTTGCATCTTCTGCATTTTTTGCATCATAACTTCCTTCCCTATCCCGCAAGGCGACATGCCCCTGTGATATTCGCCCCCGTGAAATCCCCCTTCATGCTCTTTTTCTCCATATTCGCCGTGCCCCATTCCCCGCATCTCATCAGCGAATACCGCCGCGGTAAACAATAAAAATACTGCCGTATAAACGATTTTTTTAAAATTCTTTTCCATATCATCCTCCATAGTTCTTTATTTCCCTCTTTTCAAATACCGCCTAACGGAATAAATTATTCGCTTGCCTAATTGCCAGAGCAATATTTCCTGTTTTATCAAAAACAGGTTTTTTCACAGAGTGGCGAAGCAAATAAACTCCCGTTAGGCGGCACTTTATATAAAATCAAAAAACAGAAAAAACGCTCCCTGTTTTCCGACGTTCTTTTGCGCAAAAAAGAGGGCGCACTGACAGGCACATTTATTTTCCATTTGGAATCTGGATAAATTATATGTAACTGCCAATCCGCTAACGGGCGCGATGCCTCGTTCCCAGCCGATTTTACCCAGCCGGCCTTTTTTTGCATATATTTTGTTACTTAATCGCGAGCCTTAGTCGACAAATCTGAACCATTGCAACTCTCCGCAAATTTATGTTATCCTAAAAGAAGAGAAAGCTCTGAAATATGTTCTTCCTCGTCAATGATAATATGCCTGACTTCATGCTCTAAAGTGGAAAATTCATATTTAAAATTTTCCCTGTTTTCCCGGATCTTTTTATAAATCTGATTATAAAAATCAACCGCCTCCTTTTCATTTTGAAGGTTTATCTCAAGAATTTTCGGTAGCTCCCTGGCCGCTTGTGTTTTTGACATTCCCATGCCCGGCTCCCCTCCAAGATAACCGGCTATAAGTGTCCTGAATTTCTCTTCGTGTTTGCCTTCATCAGAAGCAATCTCTTTAAGCCGTTCAATAATCTTCTCAGCGTTAATTCCACGGACCATCTCGGCGTGCGCGAGGTATTGGATCCTGGCCGCGTGTTCCAGCTCCAGCCCCCTGTTAAGCATTTTAATTAATTCTTCTTTTACCTTGTCCATTCCCAGCCTCCTTTTTTTTTGACCCTTCGTCGTCCGCCTTAGGCGGACTCATTTAACTTCAATCTTTATTTCCCTCGGTTTTGCTTCTTCTGATTTTGGAATATTAATGGTCAAAACACCGTCCGCGTAAACAGCCTTTATGTCCTGCATGTTAACCGAATACGGCAGGTCAAAACTCCGGCAAAAAGACCCGTAATCTTTCTCTCTTACCAGAAAATTCTTTACCATATCCCCTTTTTCTTCTTTGCGTTCACCCGATAATGTAAGAGTGCCGTTTTCCAGCGAGATTTTTATGTCATCCTTTTTGACCCCGGGGACATCGGCTTTGACAATATACTCATTGAGAGTTTCTTCAATATCAACCGGCGGCATCCATGACCCAAGGCCGTAGTTTATTTCCGCCGAAGGCGCAAAAAAATTCCTGATTAAACTCATATCATCCACTAAGTCGGATATTCTTCTTGAGGGGACCCAGTTTACTAAATTTGCCATTTTAATTCTCCTTATTTAACTAATTTAATTCATAGTTTTAACAAAAAGAGGCGTAATCCTTTTATTTCCGTAACCAGCCTTTCATCCCTGTTTCTTTTTTCTTTTTGCGCTTTTTCCAAATTATCCAGCAGTCCTTCGTTACCCGCAAAAGCGCCCCGCTTGAAAATTTCTTTTGGGAGGCTTTTTATTATTAAACTCTTCATAGAATTATCCTGTTTTTTACTTGACCTCTACTTTTATCTCTTTTCCTTTCGCTTCTTCGCGTTTAGGAATATTGACCATCAAAATACCGTTATTATAAGAAGCCTTTATGTCCTTTGGATTAACGGAGTAGGGCAGATCAAAACTCCGGTAAAACGACCCGTAACCCATTTCCTTCATCACATAATCTTTCTTCTTCTCTTCTTTTTCCTCTTTTCGCTCCCCGGACAGGATAAGCGTGTGGTTCTGCAGGGAAATTTTTATGTCGTCTTTTTTCACGCCCGGGATATCGGCTTTTATCGTGAATTCGTCTTTTGATTCTTCAATATCAACCAGCGGTATCCATGACGCCAAACCGATTTCCTTCCCTTTTTTTGTCATAAAAAAATCACTGAATAAATTCCTCATATCACTCCTCAAATCAAATATATCTCTTCCCTGTTTCCATTTAATTAAGTTTGCCATAGCAAATTCTCCTTTCTTTTTACTTTTCTATTTTATCGCCGCTTCGATATGATAAATCATATTTAAAGGAAAAAGCGGCTTCCTGAGACATTTTCCTATACCGCAGATATTCATGAGCATCAAATCCTTGTCCCTGTAAAACCCTGTCATGCCGATAATAGCATTATTGTGCCCCGCCAGACTTGTTATCTCGCTTGCCACTTCATACCCGCTCCTTCCCGGCATCCTGATGTCGAGTAAAATCACATCCGGTTTCGCCCTGCCCACCATATCAGCGGCCGTTTCCGCGTCATTAACAACAACAACATCATATCCCGCCAAAATCAAAGTTTCACTCGCTTCATCCAAAAACCCCTTGTCATCGTCTATAATCATCACCTTTTTCTGCATAAACATTTTTCTCCTTATTATTTTTTCTGTTTCTGCCTGTCTTGTCGAATTTTATGCTTTCAACTGTATTGTCTTTTATATTTACCGATACCACTTAAAGTCTCTTGTCATTTTCAATCATATACTTTTTTAAAAATATGTAAATTGCCTGGTTCTACTTTTTTTTGACTTTTTTCAACCCCACGCAAAGCCCGTATTTACCATGCTTTTTCCCCGGTTTTTTTCTGCTTCATTTCCGCCGGTTTTTTCAGCGATTTGATATACGCGACAATGTTTGCCATCTCGGCGCTTTTAACGTCAATACCCTTGCCTTTCATGGGATTTTTTATGCACATATTCACGGCCTCTTCAAGGCTTTTAAGTTTGTTTCCCATTAAATTTATTTCTTTTTTGTCGAGAACTTTTTCCAGGCCTTTGCCGCCGGGATGGCATGTGTTGCAGGACTTTCCCGCGGCGCCGCCGCCAAATCCAGGGTCATTAAAAAGTTCTTTCCCTTTTTTAATATCACCGCCTCCTCCCGCCGATACAACTGTAAATATTATTGCGATTATCATGAGCAGCACTAAAATCTTTAAAACTTTCATTTTTTTCACCTCCTTTTTTTTCTCCGCTTTTTTCATTTTAAAATTCTTTCATTCATATCCGTATCATACAATTTCTACACAATATGTCCATTGTCTGGTTCCGCTTTTTTCTGATTTATTTCACCCAGTGCATTATAGTTGAGGTGATATAAAGTTGAATTCGGCAAATTTATTTGGGCAAAAAAAACGGAGAGTTTTTTACTCTCCGTTTTCAATTTGGCTATATTTGATTTGTTGAATATCCGGTCTTCCCGAGTTTGCCACTTTTAGAATTTAAAAATAAAAGTGTTGATTTGGCGCGGTTTTTCGTGTAAAAAAGTAGTGTGAAACCGCACTACCTAAAAATAAGGAAGGTAAAAACCCATTCTGGAAG
The bacterium DNA segment above includes these coding regions:
- a CDS encoding ferritin-like domain-containing protein, coding for MDKVKEELIKMLNRGLELEHAARIQYLAHAEMVRGINAEKIIERLKEIASDEGKHEEKFRTLIAGYLGGEPGMGMSKTQAARELPKILEINLQNEKEAVDFYNQIYKKIRENRENFKYEFSTLEHEVRHIIIDEEEHISELSLLLG
- a CDS encoding Hsp20/alpha crystallin family protein, giving the protein MANLVNWVPSRRISDLVDDMSLIRNFFAPSAEINYGLGSWMPPVDIEETLNEYIVKADVPGVKKDDIKISLENGTLTLSGERKEEKGDMVKNFLVREKDYGSFCRSFDLPYSVNMQDIKAVYADGVLTINIPKSEEAKPREIKIEVK
- a CDS encoding Hsp20/alpha crystallin family protein — its product is MANLIKWKQGRDIFDLRSDMRNLFSDFFMTKKGKEIGLASWIPLVDIEESKDEFTIKADIPGVKKDDIKISLQNHTLILSGERKEEKEEKKKDYVMKEMGYGSFYRSFDLPYSVNPKDIKASYNNGILMVNIPKREEAKGKEIKVEVK
- a CDS encoding response regulator, translating into MQKKVMIIDDDKGFLDEASETLILAGYDVVVVNDAETAADMVGRAKPDVILLDIRMPGRSGYEVASEITSLAGHNNAIIGMTGFYRDKDLMLMNICGIGKCLRKPLFPLNMIYHIEAAIK